In Erigeron canadensis isolate Cc75 unplaced genomic scaffold, C_canadensis_v1 Conyza_canadensis_unscaffolded:280, whole genome shotgun sequence, the following are encoded in one genomic region:
- the LOC122584452 gene encoding transportin-1, with amino-acid sequence MAAATAVNNNTWQPQEAGFKEICGLLEQQISPSSDKSQIWQQLQHYSQFPDFNNYLAFILARAEGKPVEVRQAAGLLLKNNLKTAFKSMPPTNQEYIKAELLPCLGSADRQIRSTSGTIISVLVQIGGVLGWPELLHSLVKCLDSNDLTHMEGAMDALSKICEDIPQVLEAENSGPSDRPIDIFLPRLLALFQSPHATLRKLALGSVNQYIMLMPPVLYMAMDTYLQGLFVLANDSSSEVRKLVCSAFVQLIEVRPSFLEPHLRNLIEYMLQVNKDPDDEVSLEACEFWSAYCEAPLPPENLRAFLPRLIPVLLSNMAYAEDDESLLDAEEDGSLPDRDQDLKPRFHSSRFHGSDDAEDDDDDIVNIWNLRKCSAAALDMISNVFGDEILPTLMPFVQSKLGTIDDASWKEREAAVLALGAIAEGCINGLYPHLSEIVAFLIPLLDDKFPLIRSISCWTLSRFSKFIVQGIGHQEGHERFEKVLTGLLRRILDNNKRVQEAACSAFATLEEEAADELAPRLEIILKHLMCAYGKYQRRNLRIVYDAIGTLADAVGGELNQQKYLEILMPPLIAKWQQLSNSDKDLFPLLECFTSVAQALGSGFSQFSQPVFQRCLDIIQTQQLAKVDPVSAGVQFDKEFVVCSLDLLSGLTEGLGSGIESLVSQSNLRDLLLQCCMDDNADIRQSAFALLGDLARVCPIHLRPRLPEFLEVAAKQLNTPKLKETISVANNACWAIGELAIKVNQEVSPVVMTVISCLVPILQHAEGLNKSLIENSAITLGRLASVCPELVSPHMEHFMQSWCIALAMIRDDIEKEDAFRGLCAMVKANPSGALSSLVFLCRAVASWHEIRSEELHNEVSEVLLGYKQMLKNGAWEQCMSALEPPVVERLSKYKV; translated from the exons ATGGCGGCGGCGACAGCTGTGAATAATAATACATGGCAGCCACAAGAAGCAGGGTTTAAAGAGATCTGTGGCTTACTCGAACAACAAATCTCTCCTTCTTCTGATAAGTCTCAAATTTGGCAGCAGCTTCAACACTATTCTCAGTTCCCTGATTTTAATAATTACCTCGCTTTCATCTTGGCTCGCGCTGAG GGTAAGCCAGTGGAGGTCCGGCAGGCAGCTGGATTACTTTTGAAAAACAATCTAAAAACTGCATTCAAGTCCATGCCTCCAACGAATCAGGAATACATAAAAGCTGAGCTGCTACCATGTTTGGGCTCAGCAGATAGACAAATCAGGTCTACTTCTGGAACTATCATTAGTGTTCTTGTTCAGATTGGTGGTGTTTTAGGATGGCCTGAGTTGTTGCATTCCCTTGTCAAGTGCTTGGATAGTAATGACTTAACTCATATGGAAGGTGCTATGGATGCTTTGTCTAAG ATTTGCGAGGACATTCCTCAAGTGTTGGAGGCAGAAAATTCTGGACCATCTGATAGACCGATTGATATATTCCTCCCAAGATTACTCGCG CTATTTCAGTCCCCACATGCCACTCTTAGAAAGCTAGCATTGGGTTCAGTAAATCAGTACATTATGTTGATGCCACCA GTTTTGTATATGGCTATGGATACTTACCTGCAAGGTTTGTTTGTTCTCGCTAACGATTCATCATCAGAAGTACGGaaattg GTTTGCTCGGCTTTCGTGCAACTTATTGAAGTTCGTCCCAGTTTTCTTGAG CCACATTTGCGTAATTTAATTGAATATATGCTACAAGTGAACAAGGACCCTGATGATGAAGTGTCACTTGAAGCCTGTGAATTTTG GTCTGCATATTGTGAAGCTCCATTGCCACCGGAAAATTTAAGAGCATTCTTGCCACGTTTGATCCCA GTTTTGTTGTCAAACATGGCTTATGCTGAGGATGATGAGTCGCTACTTGACGCAGAG GAGGATGGCTCTCTTCCAGACCGAGACCAG GATTTGAAGCCACGCTTCCATTCATCACGTTTTCATGGATCAGATGATGCTGAAGATGAT GATGATGACATAGTGAATATATGGAACCTCCGCAAGTGCAGTGCTGCTGCCTTGGATATGATATCTAATGTGTTTGGAGATGAAATTCTTCCAACTTTAATGCCCTTTGTCCAg TCCAAGCTAGGTACAATAGATGATGCAAGCTGGAAAGAGAGGGAAGCTGCAGTTTTAGCTCTCGGTGCCATAGCTGAAGGTTGCATCAATGGTCTTTATCCTCATCTTTCTGAG ATTGTAGCGTTCCTCATCCCTCTTTTGGATGATAAGTTTCCGTTGATACGAAGCATTTCTTGTTGGACACTTTCACGCTTTAGCAAATTTATTGTCCAG GGCATTGGTCATCAGGAAGGACATGAGCGGTTCGAAAAAGTTCTCACTGGCCTTCTAAGAAGAATTTTGGATAATAACAAGCGTGTGCAAGAAGCTGCTTGCTCAGCTTTTGCAACTCTTGAAGAG GAAGCCGCTGACGAGCTGGCACCACGTTTGGAGATCATTCTAAAGCACCTGATGTGTGCATATGGGAAGTACCAG AGGCGGAATCTCAGAATTGTTTATGATGCAATTGGTACCTTGGCAGATGCAGTTGGAGGGGAATTAAATCAG CAAAAATACCTTGAAATCTTGATGCCACCATTAATTGCAAAGTGGCAGCAACTATCAAATTCAGACAAAGACTTATTCCCACTTTTGGAGTGCTTTACATCCGTAGCAcag GCCCTGGGTAGTGGATTTTCTCAATTTTCACAACCTGTATTCCAGAGATGCCTAGACATTATTCAGACCCAACAGCTTGCCAAG GTAGATCCCGTTTCAGCTGGAGTTCAGTTTGACAAAGAATTTGTTGTTTGTTCGCTGGATCTTCTCTCTGGCCTCACCGAAGGTCTTGGTAGTGGAATTGAGAGTTTG GTTTCCCAAAGTAATTTAAGGGATCTCCTTCTACAATGTTGCATGGATGATAATGCTGATATCCGTCAAAGTGCATTCGCTTTACTTGGAGACCTTGCAAGG GTTTGTCCAATTCATCTACGACCTCGCTTGCCTGAGTTCCTGGAAGTTGCGGCTAAGCAACTG AATACACCCAAGCTGAAGGAAACTATTTCTGTGGCAAATAATGCATGCTGGGCTATTGGTGAATTAGCAATTAAG GTTAACCAAGAAGTTTCTCCGGTGGTGATGACAGTAATTTCATGTTTAGTACCAATCCTTCAACATGCAGAG GGGCTGAATAAGTCGTTGATTGAAAATAGTGCGATCACCTTGGGTAGACTTGCCTCAGTTTGTCCTGAGCTTGTATCACCTCACATGGAGCATTTTATGCAATCATGGTGTATTGCTCTGGCTAT GATTCGGGATGATATCGAAAAGGAGGATGCTTTTCGTGGTCTTTGTGCAATG GTTAAAGCAAATCCATCAGGGGCTCTAAGTTCTCTTGTTTTCTTGTGTAGAGCAGTTGCTAGTTGGCAT GAAATAAGGAGTGAGGAATTACACAATGAAGTTTCGGAGGTACTGCTTGGTTATAAGCAG ATGCTGAAGAATGGAGCATGGGAGCAATGCATGTCCGCTTTAGAACCACCAGTAGTAGAGAGGCTTTCAAAGTATAAAGTATAG